In one Thermaerobacter sp. PB12/4term genomic region, the following are encoded:
- a CDS encoding M20/M25/M40 family metallo-hydrolase, which translates to MEGALAYSRAHRETALDDLRTLLRQPSVAAQNLGMEDCARLVAAMLKGIGATVEVVPLEGGFPVVYGEIDAGAPRTLLFYNHYDVQPPEPLEEWEVDPFAAEIRDGRLIARGVADNKGNLMTRIKAVEAWLKGEGRLPVNVKFVIEGEEEIGSVHLHQFMERYADRLAADGVVWESGGKDARGRPAISAGCKSILYVELVARAANQDLHSSLAAIVPNPAWRLVQALGTLKDVAADRVLIEGFYDAVRGPTPAERRLLEQFPLEEDEMLASWGLEEFIGGLRGTALQEKLLYAPTCTICGLVSGYTGPGTKTVLPREARAKIDFRLVPDQRADDILAKLRAHLDRHGFGDLEIVVLGPEDPAQTDPDHPLVGVIRDTAREVYGVEPVVRPRAAGTGPMFLFHRIGLTATVDGVGIGHHGSLVHAPNENAYVDDYYRGIEYVIRIIDRFARI; encoded by the coding sequence TTGGAAGGTGCCCTTGCCTACAGCCGGGCCCACCGGGAGACGGCGCTGGACGACCTGCGCACCCTGCTGCGCCAGCCCTCGGTGGCGGCCCAGAACCTGGGCATGGAGGACTGCGCCCGGCTGGTGGCCGCGATGCTCAAGGGGATCGGCGCCACGGTGGAGGTGGTTCCCCTGGAGGGGGGCTTCCCCGTGGTCTATGGGGAGATCGACGCCGGTGCCCCCCGCACCCTGCTCTTTTACAACCATTACGACGTCCAGCCGCCCGAGCCCCTGGAGGAATGGGAGGTCGACCCCTTCGCGGCCGAGATCCGCGACGGGCGCCTGATCGCCCGGGGCGTGGCCGACAACAAGGGCAACCTGATGACCCGCATCAAGGCGGTGGAGGCGTGGCTCAAGGGCGAGGGCCGGCTGCCCGTCAACGTCAAGTTCGTCATTGAAGGGGAAGAGGAGATCGGCAGCGTCCACCTGCACCAGTTCATGGAGCGGTACGCGGACCGGCTGGCCGCCGACGGCGTGGTCTGGGAGTCGGGCGGCAAGGACGCCCGGGGGCGGCCTGCCATCTCCGCGGGGTGCAAGAGCATCCTCTACGTCGAGCTGGTGGCCCGGGCGGCCAACCAGGACCTGCACTCCAGCCTGGCCGCCATCGTGCCCAACCCGGCCTGGCGGCTGGTGCAGGCCCTGGGCACCTTGAAAGACGTGGCCGCGGACCGGGTGCTGATCGAGGGCTTTTACGACGCCGTGCGCGGCCCGACCCCGGCCGAGCGCCGGCTCCTGGAGCAGTTCCCCCTGGAAGAAGACGAGATGCTGGCTTCCTGGGGGCTTGAGGAGTTCATCGGCGGCCTGCGGGGGACGGCGCTGCAGGAAAAGCTGCTCTACGCTCCCACCTGCACCATCTGCGGCCTGGTATCGGGCTACACGGGCCCGGGGACCAAGACGGTGCTGCCCCGGGAGGCCCGGGCCAAGATCGACTTCCGCCTGGTCCCCGACCAGCGGGCCGATGACATCCTGGCGAAGCTGCGGGCCCACCTGGACCGCCACGGCTTCGGCGACCTGGAGATCGTGGTGCTCGGCCCGGAAGACCCGGCCCAGACCGACCCGGACCATCCCCTGGTGGGGGTGATCCGCGACACGGCCCGGGAGGTTTACGGGGTCGAACCCGTGGTGCGGCCGCGGGCGGCGGGGACAGGGCCCATGTTCCTGTTCCACCGTATCGGCCTGACCGCCACCGTGGACGGGGTGGGCATCGGCCACCACGGCTCCCTGGTCCACGCGCCCAACGAGAACGCCTACGTGGACGACTACTACCGCGGCATCGAGTACGTGATTCGCATCATCGACCGGTTTGCCCGGATTTGA
- a CDS encoding Xaa-Pro peptidase family protein — MTVNTGGHQHDWRISDAELLRRRRRVQEELARQGASAFITYSPTSIFYLTNFHFIPTERPAALVLDEGGRCGLLVPRLELEHAQLVAPVDEVRDYPEYPGEIHPMEHLARWLKDRGLGAAHLLAEAAGYGSSWGYQGPALADLLPEARITVDARLIERHRLVKSAEEIALIRESCRWGNLAHELLQEYSVPGASEVEISHQASHEATMAMIRAFGRARRPVGPLSAFAGFRGQVGPNSALPHAVTINAILKPGDVLVTGAAAYVGGYLSELERTMFVGEPSAEQVRFFRHMVELQEVAFAAIKPGVPCSAVDREVRRYYDEHGLWPYWRHHVGHNLGLLAHEAPFLDIGDETLIEPGMVFSVEPGLYVPGLGGFRHSDTVLVTETGIELLTYYPRDLESLICGV; from the coding sequence ATGACCGTCAACACCGGTGGCCACCAGCACGACTGGCGCATCAGCGACGCCGAGCTTCTGCGCCGGCGCCGCCGGGTTCAGGAGGAACTGGCCCGGCAGGGGGCGTCGGCCTTCATCACCTATAGCCCCACGTCCATCTTCTACCTGACCAACTTTCACTTCATCCCCACCGAGCGGCCGGCCGCCCTGGTGCTGGACGAGGGCGGCCGCTGCGGCCTGCTGGTCCCCCGCCTGGAGCTGGAGCATGCCCAGCTGGTCGCCCCGGTGGACGAGGTGAGGGACTACCCCGAGTACCCCGGCGAGATCCACCCCATGGAGCACCTGGCCCGGTGGCTCAAGGACCGGGGCCTGGGGGCGGCCCATCTGCTGGCGGAGGCCGCGGGCTACGGCTCCTCCTGGGGCTACCAGGGGCCGGCCCTGGCCGACCTGCTGCCGGAGGCCCGCATCACCGTGGATGCCAGGCTCATCGAGCGGCATCGCCTGGTCAAATCGGCCGAGGAGATCGCCCTGATCCGGGAGAGCTGCCGCTGGGGCAACCTGGCCCACGAGCTGCTCCAGGAGTATTCGGTCCCCGGGGCCAGCGAGGTGGAGATCAGCCACCAGGCCTCCCACGAGGCCACCATGGCCATGATCCGGGCCTTCGGCCGGGCACGTCGGCCGGTGGGACCGCTCTCGGCCTTTGCCGGCTTCCGCGGCCAGGTGGGACCCAACAGCGCCCTGCCCCACGCGGTGACCATCAACGCCATCCTGAAGCCCGGCGACGTGCTGGTGACGGGAGCCGCCGCCTACGTGGGCGGGTATTTGAGCGAGCTGGAGCGGACCATGTTCGTGGGGGAGCCCAGCGCCGAGCAGGTCCGGTTCTTCCGGCACATGGTGGAGCTGCAGGAGGTGGCCTTTGCTGCCATCAAGCCGGGCGTGCCCTGCTCCGCCGTCGACCGGGAGGTGCGCCGCTATTATGACGAGCACGGCCTCTGGCCCTACTGGCGCCACCACGTGGGGCACAACCTGGGCCTGCTGGCCCACGAGGCACCGTTCCTGGACATCGGCGACGAGACCCTGATCGAGCCGGGCATGGTCTTTTCCGTCGAACCCGGGCTCTATGTGCCCGGCCTGGGCGGCTTCCGCCACTCGGACACGGTGCTGGTCACCGAGACCGGGATCGAGCTTCTGACCTATTACCCGCGGGATCTGGAAAGCCTGATCTGCGGGGTGTGA
- the gatC gene encoding Asp-tRNA(Asn)/Glu-tRNA(Gln) amidotransferase subunit GatC, which yields MADITREEVRRIAALARLGLDPAEEERLAGQMVRIVEAMAQLRRVETGDAQPLTHVLSGLGNVTRPDEPRPGTDREALLAAAPDRSGPFLRVPRVIE from the coding sequence ATGGCCGACATCACGCGGGAGGAGGTGCGGCGCATCGCCGCCCTGGCCCGGCTGGGGCTCGATCCGGCGGAAGAGGAGCGCCTGGCCGGCCAGATGGTCCGCATCGTCGAGGCCATGGCCCAGCTGCGCCGGGTCGAGACCGGCGACGCCCAGCCCCTGACCCACGTTCTCAGCGGCCTCGGCAACGTCACCCGGCCCGACGAGCCCCGGCCGGGGACCGACCGCGAGGCGCTGCTCGCCGCCGCCCCCGATCGCAGCGGCCCATTCCTGCGCGTTCCCCGGGTGATCGAATGA
- the gatA gene encoding Asp-tRNA(Asn)/Glu-tRNA(Gln) amidotransferase subunit GatA: MMEELWFEPAHRLAQRLAKGEVSSRELTRLFLDRIQELDGTVGAYLTVTAELALAQAREEDERRRRGEAAGPLAGVPVAIKDNLCIQGVPTTAASRLLAGYRPPYTATAVERLRRAGAVILGKTNMDEFAMGSSTENSAFRITRNPWDPQRVPGGSSGGSAAAVAAGEAPAALGSDTGGSIRQPAAFCGVVGLKPTYGRVSRYGLIAFASSLDQIGPLARDVTDAALLLEAIAGPDPADATSAPVPVTAWRDALTGEVEGLRIGLPREFYGEAVEPPVAEAVRAAVERLVADGAVAEETSLPSAEHALPAYYLIATAEASSNLARYDGVRYGFRAEAGDLAGMYLETRKNFGPEVKRRILLGTFALREGYYDAYYRKALQVRRLIKDDFDRLFATFDVLITPTSPVVAFPLGARTEDPLAMYAADICTLPVNLAGLPAVSVPCGFAGGLPVGLQIIGRPFAEDAVLRVAYAIEQRLRLDLRPPVGRVAA; encoded by the coding sequence ATGATGGAGGAACTCTGGTTCGAACCGGCCCACCGCCTGGCCCAGCGCCTGGCGAAGGGGGAGGTCAGCTCGCGGGAGCTGACCCGCCTCTTCCTGGACCGGATCCAGGAGCTGGACGGCACGGTGGGGGCCTACCTGACGGTGACGGCGGAGCTGGCCCTGGCCCAGGCCCGCGAGGAAGACGAAAGGCGCCGCCGGGGCGAGGCGGCGGGGCCCCTGGCGGGAGTCCCCGTGGCCATCAAGGACAACCTTTGCATCCAGGGCGTTCCGACCACGGCTGCCTCCCGGCTGCTGGCCGGCTACCGGCCGCCGTATACGGCCACGGCGGTGGAGCGGCTGCGCCGGGCGGGGGCCGTGATCCTGGGCAAGACCAACATGGATGAGTTCGCCATGGGGTCGTCCACGGAAAACTCCGCCTTCCGCATCACCCGCAACCCCTGGGATCCCCAGCGGGTTCCCGGCGGATCCAGCGGCGGGTCGGCGGCGGCGGTGGCGGCGGGCGAGGCGCCGGCGGCCCTGGGCTCGGACACCGGCGGCTCCATCCGCCAGCCCGCGGCCTTTTGCGGCGTGGTGGGTCTCAAGCCCACCTACGGCCGGGTGTCCCGCTACGGGCTGATCGCCTTCGCCTCGTCCCTGGACCAGATCGGCCCCCTGGCTCGCGACGTCACCGATGCGGCCTTGCTGCTGGAGGCCATCGCCGGGCCGGATCCGGCCGACGCCACCTCGGCGCCCGTGCCGGTGACCGCCTGGCGGGACGCCCTGACGGGGGAGGTGGAGGGCCTGCGCATCGGCCTGCCCCGGGAGTTCTACGGCGAGGCGGTGGAACCCCCGGTGGCGGAGGCGGTCCGGGCGGCGGTGGAGCGGCTGGTGGCCGACGGTGCCGTGGCGGAGGAGACCTCCCTGCCGTCGGCGGAGCACGCCCTACCCGCTTACTACCTGATCGCCACGGCGGAGGCTTCCTCCAACCTGGCCCGCTACGACGGCGTGCGGTACGGTTTCCGGGCCGAAGCCGGCGACCTGGCGGGCATGTACCTGGAGACCCGGAAGAACTTCGGCCCGGAGGTCAAGCGCCGCATCCTGCTGGGCACCTTCGCCCTGCGGGAAGGCTACTACGACGCCTACTACCGCAAAGCGCTGCAGGTGCGCCGGCTGATCAAGGACGACTTCGACCGGCTCTTCGCGACCTTCGACGTGCTGATCACGCCCACCTCGCCGGTGGTGGCCTTCCCCCTGGGCGCCCGCACCGAGGACCCGCTGGCCATGTACGCCGCGGACATCTGCACGTTGCCCGTCAACCTGGCGGGCCTGCCGGCGGTGTCGGTCCCCTGCGGCTTCGCCGGCGGGCTGCCCGTGGGGCTGCAGATCATCGGCCGGCCCTTCGCCGAGGACGCGGTGCTGCGCGTCGCCTACGCCATCGAGC